A window of Streptomyces sp. NBC_01241 genomic DNA:
CCGCAGCACCATCGCCGCGTTCGAGCCCATGAGCCCGCGGCTGAGCACCAGCGCCGTCCGCAGCTCGGCGGGGCGCGCACTGCCGGTGACGACATCGAGGTCATGGCACACCTCGAAGACGTTCGGCGTGGGCGGTATCAGCGCGTTCTCCATGGAGAGCACCGCCGCGGCCACGTCCAGCACCGGGGCCCCGCAGTAGGCGCGCCCGATGCCGGTCTTGGGCGCCGTCACCGGCACCTGCCGGCCGTGTGCGCCGAGTGTGTCGGCGATCGCGAGCGCTTCGGCGCGGTCGGCCGCCGGGACGCCGAGGGCGTCCGCGAAGACGACGTCGATCTCGTCCGGCGCGCAGTCGGCCTCCCGCAGGGCGCCGATGATCGCCTGGGCGAGGCCCTCCCGGGACTCCTCCCACCGGGACGCGCCGGTGAACGTCGCGGCGTGCCCGGCGATTTCGGCCCTTGCGCGGGCCCCGCGCCGACGCGCCGACTGCTCCTCCTCGACCACCAGCATGGCGCCGCCCTCGGCCGGCACGAATCCGCAGGCGTCCGAGGTGAACGGCCGGTAGGCGCGGGCGGGGTCGTCGCAGGTGCTCAGATCCCCGTAGCCAAGCTGGCAGACGACCGAGTAGGGCGCCAGCGGTGCCTCGGCCGCGCCGACCACCACCGCTTCGGCTCCGCCGCGGATCGAACGGGCGGCGTGCGCCAGCGCGTCCAGGCCGCCCGCCTCATCGCTGGCCACGACCGCGCAGGGCCCCTTGAAACCGCCGCGGATCGAGATCTGGCCGGTGCTGGCGGCGTAGAACCAGGCGATGGACTGGTACGGACCCACGTAACTGGATCCCTGTCCCCACAGCCGTTGGAGTTCACGCTGACCGAATTCGCCGCCGCCGGACCCGGCAGCGGTCACCACGCCGACGTCGAACGGTGAGTTCTCGTAGTCGGCGCGGCCCAGCCGGGCGTCGTCCAGAGCGATGTCCGCGGCGGCCATCGCGAAGTGCGTGAACCGGTCGGTCTGGACGATGAAGCGCTCTTCGATCAGCTCGACCGCCTCGAAGCCGCGCACCTCGCCCGCGACTCGCAGCGGAAGGTGCTCGCACCCTTCGCGGGTCACCCGGTCAAGGACGCTGATGCCTTCGTGCGTCCTCTTCCAGAAGGCCTCGGTGTTGATTCCATTGGGGGCGACGACACCGATTCCGGTGACAACGGTGCGCCGGGCTTTTCGGGTTCTCATGGTGTCCTCCCACCTGTTCGTGTCAGGGCCACCGCGGACTGGAAGCCGCCGAATCCGCTGCCGACCGAGAGGATGCTGCGCAGCTTCAGGGGACGTGCGGTGCGCGGCACGTAGTCGAGGTCGCACTCCGGGTCCGGGCTCTCGTAGTTCGCGGTCGGCGGTACCGTCTGGTGGACCAGGGCGAGTACGCAGGCCGCAATCTCTATGGCCCCGATCGCCCCCAGCGAGTGACCGACCATGGACTTGATGGAACTCATCGGTACGTCATAGGCGTGCGCGCCCAGCGCCCGCTTCACCGCGGCCGTCTCGTGCCGGTCGTTCTGCTTGGTGCCCGAGCCGTGTGCGTTGACGTAGTCGATCTGCGAGCCGTCTATCCGGGCGTGACGGAGCGCCCGGTTGATCGCCTCGGCCATCTCCAGCCCTTCGGGAGTCAGCCCGGTCATGTGGTAGGCGTTGCCGAAGGTGGCATAGCCCGAGATCTCGCAGTAGACGGTCGCGCCGCGGGCGCGGGCGTGCTCCAGCTCCTCCAGGACGAGCACCGCTCCGCCCTCGCCCATGACGAAGCCGTCGCGGCGGGAGTCGAACGGCCGGGAGGCGTGCTCCGGATCGTCGTTGTTCGCCGAGGTGGCCTTGATCGCGTCGAAGCACGCCACCGTGATCGGGGTGATCGGTGAGTCGGACGCCCCGGCGACGCAGACGTCGACGCTGCCCTCCTCGATGGACTGGAAGGCGTACCCGATCGCGTCCAGGCCGGAGGTGCAGCCCGTGGAGACGGTCTGCAC
This region includes:
- a CDS encoding ketosynthase chain-length factor, producing the protein MRTRKARRTVVTGIGVVAPNGINTEAFWKRTHEGISVLDRVTREGCEHLPLRVAGEVRGFEAVELIEERFIVQTDRFTHFAMAAADIALDDARLGRADYENSPFDVGVVTAAGSGGGEFGQRELQRLWGQGSSYVGPYQSIAWFYAASTGQISIRGGFKGPCAVVASDEAGGLDALAHAARSIRGGAEAVVVGAAEAPLAPYSVVCQLGYGDLSTCDDPARAYRPFTSDACGFVPAEGGAMLVVEEEQSARRRGARARAEIAGHAATFTGASRWEESREGLAQAIIGALREADCAPDEIDVVFADALGVPAADRAEALAIADTLGAHGRQVPVTAPKTGIGRAYCGAPVLDVAAAVLSMENALIPPTPNVFEVCHDLDVVTGSARPAELRTALVLSRGLMGSNAAMVLRRSTDTQS
- a CDS encoding beta-ketoacyl-[acyl-carrier-protein] synthase family protein — its product is MTRRVGVTGVGVVAPGGIGAPAFWDLLANGRTATRGITLFDPAGFRSRIAAECDFDPAAHGLDVDQVARSDRYVQFAMVAAREALGDAGLDPEKVNPWRVGVSLGTAVGGTTRLEHDYVAVSGSGARWDVDHRPAGPHLERAFSPSSLASAVAEQVGAHGPVQTVSTGCTSGLDAIGYAFQSIEEGSVDVCVAGASDSPITPITVACFDAIKATSANNDDPEHASRPFDSRRDGFVMGEGGAVLVLEELEHARARGATVYCEISGYATFGNAYHMTGLTPEGLEMAEAINRALRHARIDGSQIDYVNAHGSGTKQNDRHETAAVKRALGAHAYDVPMSSIKSMVGHSLGAIGAIEIAACVLALVHQTVPPTANYESPDPECDLDYVPRTARPLKLRSILSVGSGFGGFQSAVALTRTGGRTP